A region of the Enoplosus armatus isolate fEnoArm2 chromosome 8, fEnoArm2.hap1, whole genome shotgun sequence genome:
CTTTATACGACCATTTAGAGAGCACCACATCGACCCCACAGCCATTACCCGTCACGATTTCATAGAGACCAATGGTGACAACTGCATGCTGACCATAGTCCCTCTAGCAAACATGGCCTTCAActtcctcaccctctccccCGGTGAGTTTTGTATCAACAAACCGAGCCTGACATTTTCTTCCACATGAAAATGCTTTAATCTGATCTAAGCTGCTGAGGTTTCTGTCTCACCCTGTTCCTGTCTCCCTTTTTTGCAGCGGAGATTTACCATATCTACCCCTTGTACTGCTACTGGTTTGCACTAGCAATCTTTGTGACCCTTACCAACCAGATTCACAAGTGGTCACACACTTACTTTGGCCTGCCTCGCTGGGTGGTGTTCCTACAGGACTGCCACATCATCCTTCCCCGCAAGCACCACCGCGTCCATCACGTCTCCCCTCATGAGACATACTTCTGCATCACTACAGGTTCGTCTTAATTTTCCTATTTGTTATATGAAAATCGGCCTGTATGTAGATATAACCTCACAGTTTATgggatgagagtcaggcagatTTGTCATTGAGCTTCTTCTCTCCAGGTTGGCTGAACTACCCTCTGGAGAAGCTGGGTTTCTGGAGGAACCTGGAGGATCTCATCCAGGGTGTGACGGGAGAGAAGCCCAGGGCTGACGACCTGAAATGGGCTCACAAAGTCAAGTAATGCTGCAGGCTAACTGCACCCTACCTCAGAAGATGCTGGCTCCGTCCAGGCTTCTCATCCCCTTTTTTGCCTCACTTAAACTGTAATCCATTGGATGAAAAACTAACAAACAATTTCTGATGCCATAGCTTTAAGTCTTgcacattttgtctgtttctcaaGAGGAGGGCTCTGttgatggattttgttttttcattactCACTCATGGAGATCATTTCAAATTGCAATATATCCTTAACTCCTCGTATGTCACACACAACTCATCACTTTTTTGAGGTGATTTGCTAAGATGGTATGATCAGATACGTAATTTGCGATGGCTTTCTGGGGAGATTAAACGATTTCCATCACACCAGAAAAGTCAAACAATCCCAAGAAAGAACACTTGAAAGAGTGAACACTCACTTTCTTCTCGTCTAGAGCCACAACTGTTCATTTGAAGAGTCGATAAATCGAGTTATATTTAGCcctgctttattttctctggaTCTAGTCTTTGCATCTCCACCATTTCAAAGGTGTACTTGATGTGCAAGTAATAAAATTGGATTTAGGCCATGTTATGTGGTAGGGATGGGGCGAAATGAGATTTTTGGAAGCTTTACTGATGTCGATAGCTAAAGAACAAATTGGTTAATTACTGTTACATGTGTTGACTTCTTGCACATTTGGGTTCAGCTGCACACCTTTTTCCAATACTAACCAATGCCCATTGTTGTTTCTAGTAACTTGCTGCAAATGAAGATGCAGCCATGTTTAATAGTTTAGTTTGTCAATGTGAGACAATGACTACAGTTGCTGAGGAAAAGTCAAACTTTAAAGCCAGAATCATCCCACCAGGATGTAGAATGGCAGGTCTGACAGCTCAGAAAAACGggttttaaagtaaacaaaccaaaaagaaTTAAAAACCAAATTGCTCATATTGCTGTCAGATCCTAAGCTGATTGGAATTTGTTATTTTCTGGATGTTATCTGGCCATTgaaacagtttgtattttttaatctttgatGACACACAGGAGATGGGTAATTTTCAGTAACTTGATCTGAAAAAGTCAAATtgaaatgtgtgtaactgtagtCGGCGTTGATGCTAGGCCATAAGAAAAGCTGGGCAAATGCACATGTATCATGCTGTTGTTCTGCTGAGTCCGTCTGGCCCCACTAACTAGTCTTTTCAGATGATCATGTGTCCTCTGTGAAAagcatttttagtttttatttgactcCTGGTAAACAGACAGGTTTGCAAGAAAGAGGCTCATGCAGTTTTTGTCAAGCTGCCTTACACACCACAGATGCAGTACTGgtgtcttttctgttgttttttttgctttatttgctgCACTTCTTTGTGTTGTTGCAATGGTAAATCTGTCTTTCTGGGATTTGTGTCTCGGCTAATCGGACACAGATACTCTTTATCATGTGCCAACTGTATGTGACATTGTTTTCACTCTTCTTGCTACTCTTTTGTATTGTGGGAAGGAACAGTCGGTAACATTCCCTGTCAGTAATGTTGCCACCGTGTACCGTCTTGGTAACCGTGACAAGCAGACTTGGTGATGTTACAAGGGCTTTGGTGAAGGCTGACGATCCAGGAATTTCTTCACCCCTATAGATGAGATTATGTAATTAATCAATTGGTTGAAagttttttaaaatgctttagtcagtcatttgtaaatgtattgtacAGCGATTAACTATGCAGTGTAATAAGAGGCCCTTAACTATATGTCTTAACTCATCCGATTAGGTTAAAAtgcctttctttttctaattGTTTACACATATTTACTAAGTTGGAAAACTGGAGCTCAAAATTTTAGCTACTTGCATGACAAAATTACTTTTACTAATTAAGATGTCACTTACACTGACGTAAGAATGCGTGCATGCATACAGCATGTCAGCTTGTGCAAGCAATATACTGGGTCACCAGCTTTCCTCTGAGTTTGTGTAAAGCAGACTCTGACTCGGGAGGATTCTGCTCGCTTCAGATTAAATTAATTGTACTGCTTTCAAAAGATGACCCCAAATTTTGACCAGATGCTCCCAGATATGAACCACCAAAATGTTATGTTCATTCCAAGGAAAGCCTGGCAGAATTATTAAGCTTCTGGTGTTACACTCAAAGTAGACAATTTAGTGATAGTA
Encoded here:
- the peds1 gene encoding plasmanylethanolamine desaturase 1, producing MARMVNENGCEVETQNPEPQGPGRGAARWGPQHAGARELATLYSPGKRCQEWISVILCFSLMAFNFIHLLANFHLGHVWYILLSIVAGILTADFASGLVHWGADTWGSVDLPIFGKAFIRPFREHHIDPTAITRHDFIETNGDNCMLTIVPLANMAFNFLTLSPAEIYHIYPLYCYWFALAIFVTLTNQIHKWSHTYFGLPRWVVFLQDCHIILPRKHHRVHHVSPHETYFCITTGWLNYPLEKLGFWRNLEDLIQGVTGEKPRADDLKWAHKVK